Genomic window (Shewanella psychropiezotolerans):
TTTATAATAAGTTGCTCGATGTTATGGATTTATCCCTGATAGAAACTATTTCTAAAGACCAAGCAAAACAACAGATCATTGAAATAGGCGAGAAGTTAATTAACGATCTGCATATACCCATCAACCTAAGTTCTAGGCAAAGGTTAATTCAGTTGATCATCGATGAAGTTTTAGGCTTAGGTCCCTTAGAGACCTTGCTGGCGGATCCAACCATTTCAGATATTCTGGTTAATTCATTTGACCGTGTATATGTAGAACGAAGAGGTAAGCTCGAGTCCGTACCTATCAAGTTTCATAATAACGTACACCTATTGAACATTATTGACCGAATTGTCTCCAGCGTTGGTAGAAGAATTGATGAGTCATCGCCTATGGTTGATGCCAGGCTAGAAGATGGTTCACGTGTCAATGCCATCATTCCACCCTTAGCTCTTGATGGTCCCGCATTATCTATAAGGCGTTTTTCCGTAGATAAACTCAATGCCGAACAGCTTATTAGTTATGGCTCGGTTACCCCTGAAATGGTGGAGCTTTTGAGAGGGGCGGTTGCCGGTAAACTCAATATCTTAGTGTCAGGTGGTACCGGTAGTGGAAAAACGACCTTACTCAATATGCTATCTGGCTATATTCCAAGCGATGAACGGATTGTGACTATAGAAGATTCAGCAGAGCTTCAGTTGCAGCAACCCCATACCGTACGCTTGGAAACCCGGCCTGCCAATATAGAGGGGAGAGGCGAAATTACTCAACGAGATCTGGTTAAAAACTGTCTACGTATGCGGCCAGATAGAATAGTCATCGGTGAGGTTCGTGGTGGTGAAGCACTGGATATGTTAACAGCGATGAATACCGGTCATGAAGGATCATTAACCACGTTACACGCTAACAGTCCACGGGATGCCCTAGGCAGATTAGAGTATATGGTGTGTATGGCTGGATTTGACATGCCTGTTAGCAATATCAGAACACAAATTGCATCGGCTATCGATCTTGTGGTTCAACTAGAGCGTTTAGAAGATGGAGGAAGGCGGATAACCAGCATTCAAGAGATTAACGGTATGGAGGGGGACATTATAACCATGTCTGAGATCTTCCACTTTGTGAGAGAAGGGCGGGATCAAAATGGCGACATTATCGGTAAGTTTAGCTCTACAGGTGTGATCCCAGGTTTTCACAGTAAGCTTAAACAACATGGTATTGATCTTCCCTATGAACTGTTCAATAGCGGCGATCCATTTGCTGATTTCTAAAGGACTTGATTATGTTTTCTAATGAGATGATTTTTCTCGGTTTGATTTTTTTGGCCGTGATCTTACTCTCACAGGCTTTATTCTTGCCAGTTTATAGTCCTCAAAGAGCCAATACAGCCCTTGTACGTAAGAGGCTTAAAAAATTGGCTGAGAGAGCGAATGACTCCGCGTACGAAACCTCACTACTCAGAACAAGTAGGTTGAAGAATGTCACTAGTATTGGTAGAACTCTTGAAAAAATAGAGTTTATTGAGAACCTAAGTTATAGACTCGAACTCGCTGATTACAAAATAATGGGGCATCATTTTCTACTAATAACGCTAATCTGTGCCACCGTTGTAGCTTTAGTTTCCTGGATTTTTATCCATGAACCCATTCTTAGCTTCTTTCTTTTTGGCCTCACTGTGATGATGTTCAACTTCAAACTCAATAGGGATACCAATAAGCGCATGGATGCCATAGAAGCCAGTTTCCCTGATGCTTTAGATGTAATACGAAGAGCACTGCAAGCGGGATATTCATTTTCGGATGCCATAAAACTGGCCACTGAAGAGTTAGATGGACCGATAGCCAAAGAGTTTAAACTCATGTTCGCCAATATTAATTACACTAAAGATACCAAGCGGGCATTACTTGGATTTATTGAACGTGTTCCCAGTATCTCTTCCATGGCTTTTGCCAGTGCGGTCATGGTGCAAAAAGAGACTGGGGGGAATTTGGCTGAAAATATCGGTAATTTATCTAGGGTAATTCGAGAAAGGTTTACATTCAGGCGTAGAGTGAGAACGCTCTCTGCAGAGGGACGGTTATCTGCATGGATCTTAATCTTGTTACCTTTTGTACTTTTTGCCGTTATATATTTACAAACACCTTCCTATGTAGGCGAATTAACTGGCACTGAACAGGGGCAAAAATTATTGATGTGGGGAGCCATCGGAATGACGATAGGTGGCTGGTGGATCAGCAAGTTAATTAAAATAGATGTGTAATTATGGACTATTTAATTGGATTGTTCGGCACTCTTTTCGATAACCCGGAAAACATTAAATGGGGCATTTATGGTGTGGCTGCTATTGCAGGTGTCACGTTAGCCATTGCCATTTCATTTCTTATTAGTGGAATTTATTCCCCTCTTAGAAAGCGACTCAAGCACATCAATCAAGAAAAGTCTTCCTTAACTGGTTTCGAAGATGATGTGAACTCTACTCTGGAGCACGGGATCAGCCATGTTGTCAAAAAATTTCCAATTGATTTTTCTAATGATCAGACACGACGCTTATTGATCCATGCAGGTTTGCATTCAGAAAATGCCCTGGCTGTATTTAGTTCGGCCAGACTTATCTTGATCTTGATAGGAGCAGGTCTATCTGTTGTTGTGTTGAGCTATTTTCCAGAACTTTCCAGCATGATGACGGCCTATGTGATCGCTTTTTTGATGGGCAGTGCATTTCTGTTGCCATCCATGGTTTTACAAACGTTAGCGAATAGACGTATGAAGATGTTGAGGAGAGGCTTTCCCGATGCTTTAGACCTGTTAGTTGTTTGTTGTGAAGCGGGTCTTGGCCTATTAGCGGCAATACAGAGAGTTGCCAATGAACTTGCAATAAGTCACCCCTGTCTTGCCAGCGAACTAGATCTTGTTTGTAGTAAGGTTAGGGCGGGCTTAACGGTCAAAGTGGCTTTATCGGAATTTACAGAGAGGACTGGACTTGAGGATATCAAAGGACTTAATTCTGCTATTTCACAGAGTATTCGTCTCGGAACTGGTATCGCGGAAACGTTAAGAGTGTTTTCTGATGAATATAGGAATAAGCGGCTACAAGAAGCAGAGGAGCAAGCGGCAAAACTGGCAGTAAAAATGATTTTCCCCATGATGCTCTGTATTTGGCCCTCGTTTTTTATTGTCGCAGTAGGTCCTGCAGTATTGAAAGTGATGAAGGTGTGGGGGCAGGCATTTTAGGCTATATTTTTCTGATTATTGGGGGCGTTAGGATGGGAATCAACGATGGTCCGACTATGAATAATACTCGATTTTTCTTTGTGTTGATAGGAGCTCTTCTTTGCAGCCAATTATTGTCAGGCTGTACTTCTACGGTTAAGGAAGATGAACTTTTAGTTGAAAATACAGCGCCTTCACGCCATGATCTCTATGATGGAAATGCTATGGTGTCTGTGGCGGCTGCAAACCCGCCAATAGACGAAGCCGATGCGTTAGACAGAGCAAAAAATGAAGAGAATAAAGGCAATTTAGATCAAGCACTTTACCTGTATGTTCAAGCGCTAGATTTCAACGGTGAAAATGCAGATACATTGTACAATATCGCAAGGATTCATAGTATTAAAGGAAATATCCAGCTTGCTTATTTAACTTATAATGAAGCCTTGGTACTCGATCCAAACATGTTGATGTCACATGCAGGTCTTGGATTAATCAATATGGATAAGAGGCAACACAGCCAAGCGAAAATCCATTTAGAAAAAGCCATCGAACTCGATCAGATAAGGCTGAAAAATGCCGGTTATAAGGCGATGTCCAATCATTATTTTTCATTAGACCAAGAGTCTCCAGTTAGGATTTATAATGCATTAGCTATTTTAGAGGACATGGGTAATGAGTATCAAAATGCCAGAGAATATTATCAATTGTCTTTGCAAAGAGAGCCTCATTCAGCACTTATCACGACTAATTTAGGCTATTCATACTACTTAAGTGGCAATTATACTCTGGCAGAGAAATACCTTAAACAGGCTGTGAAGCAAGATCCGAGTTTTGAACGTGGCTGGACAAACCTAGGGCTGGTTTATGTGAGAAAAGGTCTTTATGCCCGTGCATTAACAACGTTTGAACACACGATGGAACCTGCGGATGCTCTTAATGACCTTGGCTATTTTCTTATGCTTGAAGGTCAATATAAACAAGCTATTAAACTTTTTCAGCGCGCCATCGACAACTCCCCAACTTACTT
Coding sequences:
- a CDS encoding CpaF family protein is translated as MSITQQTEPLEFKPLSPEEQQIKEELYNKLLDVMDLSLIETISKDQAKQQIIEIGEKLINDLHIPINLSSRQRLIQLIIDEVLGLGPLETLLADPTISDILVNSFDRVYVERRGKLESVPIKFHNNVHLLNIIDRIVSSVGRRIDESSPMVDARLEDGSRVNAIIPPLALDGPALSIRRFSVDKLNAEQLISYGSVTPEMVELLRGAVAGKLNILVSGGTGSGKTTLLNMLSGYIPSDERIVTIEDSAELQLQQPHTVRLETRPANIEGRGEITQRDLVKNCLRMRPDRIVIGEVRGGEALDMLTAMNTGHEGSLTTLHANSPRDALGRLEYMVCMAGFDMPVSNIRTQIASAIDLVVQLERLEDGGRRITSIQEINGMEGDIITMSEIFHFVREGRDQNGDIIGKFSSTGVIPGFHSKLKQHGIDLPYELFNSGDPFADF
- a CDS encoding type II secretion system F family protein, with protein sequence MFSNEMIFLGLIFLAVILLSQALFLPVYSPQRANTALVRKRLKKLAERANDSAYETSLLRTSRLKNVTSIGRTLEKIEFIENLSYRLELADYKIMGHHFLLITLICATVVALVSWIFIHEPILSFFLFGLTVMMFNFKLNRDTNKRMDAIEASFPDALDVIRRALQAGYSFSDAIKLATEELDGPIAKEFKLMFANINYTKDTKRALLGFIERVPSISSMAFASAVMVQKETGGNLAENIGNLSRVIRERFTFRRRVRTLSAEGRLSAWILILLPFVLFAVIYLQTPSYVGELTGTEQGQKLLMWGAIGMTIGGWWISKLIKIDV
- a CDS encoding type II secretion system F family protein: MDYLIGLFGTLFDNPENIKWGIYGVAAIAGVTLAIAISFLISGIYSPLRKRLKHINQEKSSLTGFEDDVNSTLEHGISHVVKKFPIDFSNDQTRRLLIHAGLHSENALAVFSSARLILILIGAGLSVVVLSYFPELSSMMTAYVIAFLMGSAFLLPSMVLQTLANRRMKMLRRGFPDALDLLVVCCEAGLGLLAAIQRVANELAISHPCLASELDLVCSKVRAGLTVKVALSEFTERTGLEDIKGLNSAISQSIRLGTGIAETLRVFSDEYRNKRLQEAEEQAAKLAVKMIFPMMLCIWPSFFIVAVGPAVLKVMKVWGQAF
- a CDS encoding tetratricopeptide repeat protein produces the protein MNNTRFFFVLIGALLCSQLLSGCTSTVKEDELLVENTAPSRHDLYDGNAMVSVAAANPPIDEADALDRAKNEENKGNLDQALYLYVQALDFNGENADTLYNIARIHSIKGNIQLAYLTYNEALVLDPNMLMSHAGLGLINMDKRQHSQAKIHLEKAIELDQIRLKNAGYKAMSNHYFSLDQESPVRIYNALAILEDMGNEYQNAREYYQLSLQREPHSALITTNLGYSYYLSGNYTLAEKYLKQAVKQDPSFERGWTNLGLVYVRKGLYARALTTFEHTMEPADALNDLGYFLMLEGQYKQAIKLFQRAIDNSPTYFDQAQKNLKRASMELKSQGRH